One Halalkalicoccus subterraneus genomic window, AGTGTCGTTGCTGTCGTCAGTGTCGTTGCTGTCGTCAGTGTCGTTGCTGTCGTCAGTGTCGTTGCTGTCGTCAGTGTCGTTGCCGGCGTCGGTTTCGTTACCAGCGTCGTCACTTTCTTCGGTCAGATCAACAGAGATCTCACCGCTGTTTATGAGGTTTACGGACGCGGATAATGTGTAATCCTCGTATCCGTCAGCGGTGACTGTAACGTCTGTGATTTGATCATTGGCGACATCGCTAAAGGTAGCGATACCGTCATCATTAGTTTGTTCGTCGTTCTGTCCTATCGCAACGTTCGCGTCCGCGACGGGGTTCCCGTCGTCATCCGT contains:
- a CDS encoding carboxypeptidase-like regulatory domain-containing protein, coding for MNQEHTLREQGQAVLLATLMVLSVFAMSAAFAGAAAAQVGVTVTVTDDDGNPVADANVAIGQNDEQTNDDGIATFSDVANDQITDVTVTADGYEDYTLSASVNLINSGEISVDLTEESDDAGNETDAGNDTDDSNDTDDSNDTDDSNDTDDSNDT